ATGTATAAACCGTGGCTTTaaggcaactttttttttctatttctttagtttttttttaattcttgttCTAATTTATTGCAGTAAGTATtttacaaacaaagaaaagatgACTTGGATCTCTCTCTTCTAGATAAGGTCCCTGGGAGCAAATGACAGTGAGATTTTCACAGGGTCTCAAGCCTAGTAACTTTTTCCTAGCTGGCTATTTTTAACTGTTCCAACTCTCTAAAGACTTGAGGACATGGAATTGTTGGCAGGACACCTCAGCTCTGCTGGACCTCAGCCAGACAATACAGTTGGATTATTAAAAGTCGTGTGGGGTTTCACAACAGGGTGAGGTCACCAAGTAGACTAGCCATAAACCAGAGCACGTATCTTCATCCTTACCTTTAATATCTGGGAGCCTTACTTCCGATCACAGGGGTGAAGTACTAATTTTATGGTGCCGTAGCATATTCATTCCTCAAGAATTTATGTTAACCCTGCCAAAATGTAGATAAAGTACCGGAATACCTTAAATCACTTCCTAATCTCACAATGAAAAGGTAAAGATACTTGGGGATACTAAGCAACGCTGTTTAGTTTCTCAACATTTTGTCATTTGCAAAGTGAAGGAAGGCATATATTTGGAtagaattagcattttttttttttttagtatgtcACTTTGCATGGAATCTAGCTTTGctacaatattctttttttaattagattcaAGGATTACAAAAGGTAGGTTTCCAGCTCTTGTTAAACTGCAAATGTTATGATCCTCAGTCAGCAGAATTAGAAccgttaatatttattttttcctgcgtAGCACACAGTCGGTTTGCTCTGTACCTGCACGCCATAGGAAAAATGTTGGCCTTTCCAttttaaaagtaacacaaattACCATCACTGTTGGTGTTGGGTTGATGTGTGTTGTTACTGGCAAAACTGTTGTTTACAATAACCAACTGTTTACAATCGAAGGAAAAATAAGGGCATGTCCAGGCATTGTCTTCGAAGACACAAGGTAAATgtcttaaagggacgctccagccatttTACACACTTTAATACATAAGAGAGCTGAGTGGCCCCTTTAAATGATCAGTTTTGACCCTTCCAAATGCATTGATAGATTCTGCAGAATAGCGCCTCTTTTTCCATCCCCAGCTCCTTAGGTAGAGGGCatttaggaatatatatatatggataagAGGGTAAAGTAATAGGGGGTGTAGAGtggttaagggctctgtaggtcaggggtTTGAATTCGGTTCTGGAGGCTTTAGGGAGTCAATGGAGCTATTCACACAGTGGAgcaaccaggggagggctggcagcctaaggcctggggggcaagtctagtcaagtggcccattgcaccaccaAACCGGCTGCAAGCGACATTGATagcagtcactccaccggcgcctaatgaaattcaGCATAAatttggccaaaaccgaaaaaaaaaaacgtttaaaattctttattaaaagtaacacaacaaaattagacaaaaaaaatcaataacaatattaatatatatatatatatatatacatataattaacagcaattacaatgctatcatgcccaggttctagcatgtactggctgacttagcatgataggcgtgtgattgctgtttgcagccatatatctattaatactgttattgaattattggacggaaaaaaaaattgataacagcaatcacactcctatcatgcctagacagcctccctatgccatgctatccccccacacttccatgcaatctgaaaccctcattcacaaacattcatcataaactacagcataacacccatcactctcacacacttactgaTATTTTCCTACCATTCCTCtggcactgtcacttttcctcctcctcttcattcttcctcttctgtgtcctgtccttcccgGGTGCGGAAGacagtgggcgtggcttcagtgttgtgcgccgagatttgacatcaagtcccgacgcacagccacagttgccgcacGCATCGTTTTTGGTggcagccgcttagtttttaactttgcggctgccATGAATGTTCGTCTGCCGGCTGCCCGGCCAGCccggattcagggcggcctggagGGCAACTGGGAGCAACAGATGAGGAATGGCCAATGGTGACAGAGAAAGATGAGTCTGggtgcagtgttgaggatggattggagcAGTGAAAGCCAGGAGATGGGCAGAACAGTTAGTAGGGAGTGTTTCTTGTGTGAGTAATGGGTGAATTCAGGAGATGTTTTCCAGGTGAAGGTGGCAgaatttggtgagggactggatgtgaagGATGAAGGAAAGAGCAGAGTCAAGTGTGACAACAAGGACTTGGACtgttggatagtggagttgtcaacagcAAGAGAGATGTCGGGTATTGTGGACAGAGTGTACAGTGGGATTACCATAAACTCTTGGAGATGTTAAGCATTAGGTAATAGGACTCCTTCTATGATGCAATTTCTGAAAGACAGTCAGTGAGGTGAGTTAGAAGAGAAGGTGAAAGATTAGGAGAAGAAATATAGATTAGGATGTtgtctgcatataggtggtaccAGGGCCGGTCCAAGAcgtaatgccgcctggggcgaagttttaaacttcgctgacgcaattatctaccctccccctttgtacttaccgttaaacagtcctgcggcgagtctccctgctctgccacggtgccgacttgtaatgctgagcaccggaaattgacgtcacttccggtgctcagcattacaagccggcaccgagaccgagctagagggctcgcagaggagagagaggggcgtcaGGACAAGTAAATTAATGCATTCAATATGTCTAAATATTGAAAGCCTAATGTTATACTTTTTATGGTTTTCTGCaagttaaattaaattaagttCTTTGTGCTGGTGTACATTTCCCTGTTATGATCTCAAGTATAATTGAGCTAAGAAATTTAAGACTTATGTCCCATGTGAGTCAgaattactatttatttatactacTTGTAAATACTAAACATAGCATGGCCAGTCACCCAGATTGCTAATCATCTTCCATTCAGAATGTTCCACCATCCCTTTAAATAGAACTGTCTCCTTTGCCTCCAGTGAAAGGTTGTGGATGCCTTATCAAGAACACATAATaatccaggaaaaaaaagaacaatttgcTTTATGTTGTTTGATATTTTTCACCCCATCATATGTCGGATGAGCATCTCATCCCACGTTGATGTTCATTTCTGCAATTTTGTTAGTAAGTAATATATCTGCATAACCATAGGCCAATCCGTGGCCCACTCTATCTGGGTTCCATCATGACATCCATCTGCTCAGAGCTACACATATAGGCAGGCACTGCTCCCATGCATCAGGGGCTACAATCAGGAGTTTCTGGTTGCACCTATTCAGTAAAGAGACACTCCAACGCCTCCTACAGCCCCACCAGTGAAGAATACATATCACAGTCAGATATCCCATTAAAACACATATGATTGCAGGAGCGGCCCTTTAATATATGAACAATCTTCGATTTATTCCACACCACTTTTAATAAACTGCATATCCGTCTGAGGGTATTTTTGGTGGTACGTATACTTGGAGATGATTGACAACATGTACATAGTACTTTGCCTACACCCACTTTTCTAGTTTCTTCTTTTCTACCTTATATTCATTTTCCAGAGCACTACAGTATTATCCTCACATTCCACATTCCAAATTGCCATAGATATAGCTAGGCGGCACTTACCACGCACACACACTTTACCAAtgaaaacctatatatatatatattttatgttatttttttcaagctAAGCTAGTGATTCATGTATAAATCACAGGTTATAATGGTAAATCtagaaaaatgtatcttttcttCATTGTTTCTCTGTGTATgctaaaacaaataatgaaatCATCAAAACTAAATAcctttttatcctgcaaaacaGACCCCATCCCATATTTATCCAATATATGTTGTGACACTGTAAAGCTCCAAGGAGATGTTTCGTATGGATTCTATGCACAGATGATGTGTAAGTTTTATGTagcacattacatttatgtgtgGAGTGGAATGTTTTTTGGACAGTGAGCGAACCAATGCGCCAACTCTGGATGTCTGCATGACAACAGCAAACTGGTACACATTTCAGCTCGACAGAAGGGTAATTGTTCCAGGCAGGAGCGTTGGAGGTACTCTAAATacagaagagaaaaaatacTGCTGGACAAAAActataaaagtcataaaaatcCATTCCTGTTGAATCCTGTCTTTAAGGAGCAGTCCTGCTCAATAGTTTCTTACAGGGGTCAGGGAGACACTTTAAGAGAACTGTTTGGCCCTTCACCTTGCAAGACAGGGACCCgtgagacagacagacggacagacagacTGGGAATAGACGTTACACGGAATTGCTGGAAGATAGTTTGGTTTAATTGTAGAAACACACAGAATATATAACGTTTCCCATTCATTGCAATAGCGATGCTTAAATACAGGATACCTCGCTCTCCTCTACAGGGAAGTAAAGACCTTCCAATAGTATACAATACTTCTCAGAACCCCTTATGAGTAGCTGTGCGTCTGCTGTGATGTACTACACCGGCCCGTCATGGTCAATATAAGACTACTGTAGCAGTGGCGGCGCCATCGTTGTCACGATGATGAAGTTACGGTCTGCGAAAATACTCTCTTCACTTCCGCCCATCGCTTGTTCCTATCAGAGCGCTCGATTTCGCCTGAGCAGGCGTGTTTCTTCTTCCCGTAGCTTCGGTCCATTACCGGCCCCGTCATGCTCTCCCGCCTCCTTAAAGAGCACCAGACCAAGCAAAATGAACGGAAAGAGCTGCAAGGTGAGCCCGGGCTTCTCATACGAATTTGAGGAATAACTATCTGCCCGCAACCGCATACTATTATCTTGGCCTCGGCTGGGGACTTCATGAGTGGCTGAGACAATAGAATTCACCATAGTAACGCGAGTAACGCATTCTTTAATTCGGCACCTGATTGGTGCTTCTCTATGCCAATCGCGGATGATGGCGGAAGTGAATGCTAAGGAAGcgtttattatacttttttatttttaaaattacttattgtaattaataaaaacGCTGTATGTCTTTACCGCTAGATATAGCCAAAGCCAGACCCAGTGACGtaaaagcattttttccccatgaaaAGCAATTTTGTTCATTTGTAATATGTTTCGAAATGGAAAGCGCCGTATAACACGTATAACAAGTTTAAAGCAGCTGGCTGTACGGTATTATTGTATAAAAGACATGGTTGTATGCGAACTCTGTAGTTAGTCGACCTCTGAACTCACAGCTCAATGGGAGAAGCAATGCAGTGGAATTAGACAATTAAGTGATTTGTGTCCCTACTGGCCTTTTTACTTCTTGTGTCAAAACTGGGGTGCAGTAGGGTTGGCACCCATTCCTTGAAGTAAAGTCGCATGTTCCTAGTCTGCAACTTAATGGGACTCTCAAGTGTCTCACATAGCcctacaaacaacaacaacaaatatGTTGTAGGtacatttaatatgcattcttcaacctgtaaataaaattcaatgtaattacttacctttaggagaagctgcagcgcacATCTCCTCCATGATTTTTCACACAAAGCCAATCAGTGACTGGGAATCAATGGGGGTGCTTTCTGCGCAAGTGCACAGGGGTCTTGTTagactcttattattattattatttattgttttatatagcgcaatcaaattccgtagcgctgtacagtgggtagaccggacacaagtagtatgtaacataacaatttcacttatttcacttacagagacaaccggtaaggaaggccctgctcaaaggagcttacaatctagacctACTGAACTCTTGCACGAGCCAGTGGCGCAGTATATCACCTACtcgcctttttttttcctggccgGATCTGATGCTGATCCGATCATTTttctagtttacctaaatcatttgccatttggcttatccctccaAGAACATCAACCCTGCTGCAAATCTGTATGTTTTCTTTGGGACTTCCCCATTCAGTGTGCGCAAGGTTGATTGTATGGGTGGCCTACCTGTAGGGTTCCTTTCCTGAAAGACACGGACGGCATGTCCATAAGATTGTAAACTTTGTTTCACCTCTTAATTTCCCTTATATGTCAGGTGTCTTATGAACTGAGAAGTGACAACAGCTCAAATAACTGGTAACTAAGTTCAACATATGTTTTCATAATCGTAaccaatacatattttttaaccacagagaaaagaagaaaagaagccaTTGCAGCAGCTACCACTTTGACAGAAGCTTTGGTAGATCACTTGAATGTGGGGTGAGTTGTAGTAAGCCAGCTGGTGTGGGGACAGCAGACATACTGTTTTTTAACTTGTCCATTACCAGGTTATTAATGCAGGCTTTGCAGGAAAGACATATTTTTTAGCCACTCTGCAATGTAATGAACCAAGAAGTGATTAGGCTGGAAGATTACGTAGATTTTTTTAACATGCACATACTTTGTTATCCACCTTTTATGCGTATACCAACAGCTCTTACTGTACCTCCCTATACTGTATAGCCACCTGCTGGccctatatacataaaaatatacaaaagcaTAAAAAACTAAACAGATTCGTCCACCCTAGAAAGAATTAGTTGGGTGTACATGCCCATGGAATTTCCTAGCTAGTTTTACTGAACTTCTTAGTTTAATTTCTTATAATATGAATGTCTCTCTCTAGTCCTGGGTATAGTGATGATGACTAGATACCTGGTtacattaaaagaaatggtTCACTAAAGTAGGATTGgtgaatacctttttttttgaaaaaaaaaaaacatctgccaTCATCAACACAATAATGCAAGTTCACTTACTTTACAGTGCAGGCTTTAATGCCCATTTGTGTATTGGTAAAAACACTTCAATATGATGtgattttaattgtaatttctatattataatatatcgaCCTGCTAGCATCAttcagtataaatatataaattgcatTCAAAAGTACCGATACTGGGCGCAGCATTGTGATTTGCAATGCATTGTACAATTCTCCACACATTAAGAACTTTcaacaaacattttataacatGTCAAGTTGTCGATCTGCTATTGTGTTTAAGCCAATAATAACTTTCTTTTATAGCTCttcatatttcctttttatatagTCTAATGCAAGACAGCATTGCTTTATAATAAAAGAGGGGTGTAGTCACCTCTCAATTCTGTAAAAAGATATAGACCCAATAACGTGCATAGGGCATCACCCGACAATGCTTACTTGTAACGCACTATTATTTGTATTTCACATGCATTGCCAAAATTCTTGCATTGAAGAAACATATACCTTGTAAGAATACTTTCAAATATATCTACAATGAAATGCCATCTTGTGACTCTCCAGCAGTTCTTGATAGATATTTCTGATAACACTCATCCTACCAATACTTGGCTTAGAGTCATAGGTAATATAGTTTAAAAGTTATTTATCAAGCGGAACGGTTTTTAGATTCTCTCCTCTTgacatttgtgttattttcttaGTAGGGACACATGAAATTATTAAGCAGCTTGTTTATTCTGTTGTGTTCATTGGGGGAGAGTCAGCACCACTAGTGATTTTGAGGACCTCATTTTGGTGCCTCTTGTCTAGTAAGTGCTCTTCATAGAAAATTTCCGAGTGTAAATCCGATTCCTGCTTCAGGAATGTCTCCCATTAATCTTTTCAGTCCTGCAGTTTGTGTGTTTCTCGGCCCTGGCTGTCAGAAATAGCCCACACCTTACAGAGTATGATGGTCACACCCTACAACACTTTGTGGCTTGTGTAGTCCGGGCTGGCAGCAATACACAAAACATAGGGGGTGCTGAGAGGGGAAATGTTATCCCGAGCGCTTTGGCGTTTATCACAGTCAGACTCACGAAATGCACCACTCCCTGCATCATTAAATTGAACCAAAATACTTTGGAAAAAGATGATTAATGTGTTCCGTATCACTATAACGACTACTCGACTAGAATAATTTCAGCCATAATTTCAGCCATTTAATGCAGTTTGTAGTTTATCTGAATAAAAACACATGTTTTAACCCTCTAGTGACCTTCCTCAGTCATACATATGtcctttaaaggggcagtttactGTCACTGACAGCCCCACCAAAGAAGTATGCATATTAGAGTACtttatgagtactttaatatgcagttgttaaaaacaaaagaaaaaaaatgaagctgcagcttctcttgtGGTCCAATGATTCTCACCACTTGAAGCTGCCAGTCAGTGGAAAAGAAAAATCGCTCCCATTAACACATGCACACCAGGATCAAAATAGACCCCAGCTTTTCaagattgtttagaaagggtcctgcaccaggttggaagggccctttccaaACTATTTTAAACTGGTACGAGGAGATAGAAGCGTATCGGGGTCACATGATGTCACGTGACCCTGAGGCTGCAGCCGGAGAgaagctgcaggagcagtgagagATAAGCGGGGGCATGGATGTTTGTTTGCATgtatgtgccagagtgtatgttggaaggggggcaaataaggcacagacaagttgtttgggggaagTTATGGTACATACCAGCTGTTGGGGAGCCTGGGggaattttcgcaccagggccctgtggtttctagttatgcccctgtgtATACCACATGATTCAGATCATGATGTGATACCAATGCATacacttatttttaaacattagtACTATATGCGAAACTTTACACAAATTTCAAAGcttcactgtccctttaagtagaGGTTGTCAGCAGGTGACTGTTCTTACCAGTATATGCACATAATGCTTTTGTGCTCGAGGTGGAAAACATGTATCCCGAGCCGCGTGATGTCAGTTTCCTTTAGGAGCTTCCAGTGAGGACTAGTGTGTCAAGACGTGTTTGTTTGGGTGAGACCTAATGGGAAGGAAATGAAAGAGGAACATATGATGCTGCCTTACTCTGTTGTTGAGATCACTTCTAGATTTAGCAACATACAACCAGCCTTTAACTAGCTTTTTTTTAGTCCAGTGCATAGTTTATGGTCTTTTTCTGATAcatgggatttattcactaacacaGGGGCTTACCTAGCATTTTTACCCCCTTATTTCACTATCCATTTGAGCTTCTCCTTCAAGAGGCCTTAACTGTTGTAATGCATAGTTCCAATGGGGATACTTAATAAAAGTCATGTGTTTAACACACAGTTTGTTTTCAGCTGCTATTGTGCCCTTCCCCCTTCCTTTGGTCACTTACTACTCATAAGACTGAGGGTTTCTCTCCCATTCATATCTATTCTAAACTGTTTAAGAAAGCAGCATATGCTTAGACCGGCATACTGGGAACTTTCCAGAACTTGACTCAcagtctctgggtcagttttcTCTTTGGTAGTGGAGTAATGTTttgccacacccactccccatGCAGTCCCCTCCCACTTCCAGCTAATTAAAGGCCGTCTGGTGGTAGCCATATCTCCACATCATGCCGCTCCCTGGAAGAAGGAGAGCTCTACGTAGCCtatcctgggaagttcccagggatGCTCATATGGTGTATTTCTGCTATAGCCTTTCTAAAGTTACCTAGAGCTTTACGAAGGAAAGGGATCTCAAtgtttaaatatgaatgataaCGGATAACGCTCAATCCACCGTGAGATTGTAAATAGTTTCTGTCTCCTCactattgcttttttatttatatttataaacccttcctctctccccttttttatttagtgtGGCACAAGCTTACGTGAACCAAAGAAAGCTGGACCATGAAGTAAAAACACTGCAGACTCAGGCTGCGCAGTTTGCGAAGCAGACAACACAGTGGATCAGTCTGGTGGAGAACTTTAACCAAGCTCTGAAAGTGAGTTCTGTGCAAAAAACTATTATTCACAAAACAGCAcaattatttcaattatttccaCAGATAGTGAGTTGTTTTAGTACAATAATTGTACAAGACATAAGTTATCAATGCTTTAACAAttggcaagttttttttttaaataacgaGCTTATTTGAAGAAAATGTGGGTAATGTAACATAGCATTTGGTCCAGGTCACCTAAAAGACTCATTAGATTATAGTTTAGTTCCCTCTGCTGGATAGAGGTAAAAGTGCACATAGCGTTTAATTCTCTCTTTATTCTTAACGCTGCCTTTGTTTTATAAACAGTTTTGTTTTCAGGCGTGTGAGTTCCAGTGTATCCTCCGGTAGCTCCATAGGGGATATTTAATTTCCATCCTTATGGAAATAAACTATGGCTTTACCAGTAGATGATACACAAAACTTTAGCTGTGAGGTAGATG
This sequence is a window from Spea bombifrons isolate aSpeBom1 chromosome 2, aSpeBom1.2.pri, whole genome shotgun sequence. Protein-coding genes within it:
- the BLOC1S1 gene encoding biogenesis of lysosome-related organelles complex 1 subunit 1, yielding MLSRLLKEHQTKQNERKELQEKRRKEAIAAATTLTEALVDHLNVGVAQAYVNQRKLDHEVKTLQTQAAQFAKQTTQWISLVENFNQALKEIGDVENWARSIEKDMRIIATALEYVYKGQMQPSAS